The Cucumis melo cultivar AY chromosome 6, USDA_Cmelo_AY_1.0, whole genome shotgun sequence genome includes a region encoding these proteins:
- the LOC127150090 gene encoding uncharacterized protein LOC127150090, protein MNPHFLTPNLYLHLSHPSLLVPKGFLVFVEADPLTALAPNMISFSDLGFYLQTRFVEGDPLIFSLLLNVPLLRLSVSLVVSSFPSLIRQTLHTVVCNWLPMELGREDVAIHEYTLLRGTIVMAVYRYSFV, encoded by the exons ATGAACCCCCATTTCCTGACACCAAATCTCTATctacatctctctcatccgtctctcttAGTCCCCAAAGGTTTTCTCGTGTTTGTTGAAGCCGACCCTTTAACGGCGTTGGCTCCAAACATGATTTCCTTTTCAGATCTAGGGTTTTACCTTCAAACACGTTTTGTTGAAGGCGATCCTCTAATTTTCTCTTTGTTGCTCAACGTTCCATTATTGCGGCTGAGTGTTTCGCTTGTCGTTTCGTCATTTCCTTCACTAATAAGACAGACACTTCACACCGTTGTCTGCAATTGGTTGCCGatggagcttggtagggag GACGTCGCCATTCACGAGTATACTCTTCTAAGAGGTACTATTGTAATGGCCGTTTATAGGTATTCTTTTGTTTAG
- the LOC103491693 gene encoding OVARIAN TUMOR DOMAIN-containing deubiquitinating enzyme 12, protein MRPETQSIGECSSSTSLSSHQDVDDDCMIAVALSEEYAKLDGAVARRLSNLAPIAHTPRINLYIPNQSDASLEYHRLLQRLSVYGLHEVKVSGDGNCQFRALSDQLYRSPEYHKHVRKDVVKQLKDHRSLYEGYVPMKYSRYYKKMAKSGEWGDHVTLQAAADKFAAKICLLTSFRDTCFIEIVPLSQTPKRELWLSFWSEVHYNSLYEIQDVPVQQKPRRKHWLF, encoded by the exons ATGAGGCCTGAAACTCAGAGCATTGGAGAATGTTCAAGTTCTACTTCATTGAGCTCTCATCAGGACGTTGATGATGATTGCATGATTGCTGTTGCATTATCGGAAGAGTATGCTAAGCTAGACGGTGCTGTTGCCAGACGCCTCTCCAACCTTGCCCCCATTGCT CATACTCCAAGGATAAATTTATATATCCCCAACCAAAGTGATGCCAGTTTGGAATATCATAGGCTTCTTCAGAG GCTAAGTGTCTATGGTTTGCATGAAGTGAAGGTCTCTGGTGATGGAAATTGTCAG TTTCGAGCACTTTCAGATCAGTTGTACAGATCACCTGAGTATCACAAGCACGTGCGGAAAGATGTTGTAAAGCAG CTAAAGGACCACCGTTCTCTATATGAAGGTTATGTTCCAATGAAGTACAGTCGTTATTACAAAAAAATGGCAAA ATCTGGTGAATGGGGGGACCATGTAACCCTACAAGCAGCAGCTGATAAG TTTGCGGCAAAGATTTGTCTCCTGACGTCATTCAGAGATACTTGTTTCATAGAAATTGTTCCACTATCTCAAACTCCCAAGCGTG AGCTCTGGTTAAGTTTCTGGTCTGAGGTTCACTACAATTCACTTTATGAAATTCAAG ACGTTCCAGTTCAACAAAAACCAAGAAGAAAACATTGGTTGTTTTAG
- the LOC103491694 gene encoding glyceraldehyde-3-phosphate dehydrogenase A, chloroplastic isoform X1 produces the protein MATATLSVAKPSIQQANGKGFGEFSGLRNSSTCLPFARRTSDDFLSIIAFQTSAVGSNGGYKKGIVEAKLKVAINGFGRIGRNFLRCWHGRKDSPLDVIAINDTGGVKQASHLLKYDSTLGIFEADVKPAGDEAISVDGKIIKVVSSRNPLNLPWKDLEIDLVIEGTGVFVDREGAGKHIEAGAKKVLITAPGKGDIPTYVVGVNADAYSPDEPIISNASCTTNCLAPFVKVLDQKFGIIKGTMTTTHSYTGDQRLLDASHRDLRRARAAALNIVPTSTGAAKAVALVLPSLKGKLNGIALRVPTPNVSVVDLVVQVSKKTFAEEVNAAFRESAEKELNGILSVCDEPLVSVDFRCSDVSSTVDSSLTMVMGDDLVKVIAWYDNEWGYSQRVVDLADIVANNWK, from the exons ATGGCTACGGCTACTCTATCAGTAGCCAAACCATCTATTCAG CAGGCTAATGGAAAGGGATTTGGGGAGTTCTCGGGCCTCCGCAACTCGTCGACCTGCCTTCCCTTTGCAAGGAGAACATCTGATGATTTCCTTTCCATCATTGCCTTCCAAACCTCTGCA GTGGGAAGCAATGGAGGATACAAGAAAGGGATCGTGGAAGCAAAGCTTAAGGTAGCCATCAATGGGTTTGGAAGGATTGGCAGGAATTTCTTGAGGTGCTGGCATGGACGCAAGGATTCCCCACTTGATGTCATTGCCATCAACGATACCGGAGGCGTCAAGCAAGCTTCTCACCTCCTCAAATACGACTCCACCCTTGGCATCTTTGAAGCTGATGTGAAACCTGCCGGAGATGAAGCCATTTCAGTCGATGGCAAGATCATCAAGGTGGTTTCCAGCCGCAATCCTCTCAACCTTCCCTGGAA GGACTTGGAAATAGACTTGGTGATTGAAGGAACTGGAGTGTTTGTTGATAGAGAGGGTGCAGGGAAGCACATTGAGGCTGGAGCTAAGAAGGTCCTAATTACAGCACCTGGGAAAGGTGACATTCCAACCTACGTTGTTGGGGTTAATGCTGATGCTTACAGCCCTGACGAGCCCATCATCAGCAATGCTTCTTGCACTACCAACTGCCTAGCTCCTTTTGTCAAGGTCCTTGACCAGAAATTTG GTATCATCAAGGGAACAATGACTACCACTCACTCCTACACTGGTGACCAGAGGCTACTCGATGCCAGCCACCGTGACCTCAGGAGGGCAAGAGCTGCTGCACTCAACATTGTTCCTACATCCACAGGAGCAGCCAAAGCTGTTGCCTTAGTCCTCCCTTCTCTTAAAGGAAAGCTCAATGGGATTGCACTTCGTGTGCCCACTCCAAATGTTTCTGTTGTCGACCTTGTTGTCCAGGTTTCTAAGAAGACATTCGCTGAAGAGGTGAATGCTGCATTCCGGGAAAGCGCTGAGAAGGAGCTCAACGGTATCCTCTCTGTTTGTGATGAGCCCCTTGTTTCAGTCGATTTCAGGTGCTCTGATGTCTCCTCAACTGTCGACTCTTCCTTGACTATGGTTATGGGGGATGACTTGGTGAAGGTTATTGCTTGGTATGATAATGAGTGGGGTTACTCTCAACGGGTTGTTGATTTGGCTGACATTGTTGCCAACAACTGGAAATGA
- the LOC103491694 gene encoding glyceraldehyde-3-phosphate dehydrogenase A, chloroplastic isoform X2: MATATLSVAKPSIQANGKGFGEFSGLRNSSTCLPFARRTSDDFLSIIAFQTSAVGSNGGYKKGIVEAKLKVAINGFGRIGRNFLRCWHGRKDSPLDVIAINDTGGVKQASHLLKYDSTLGIFEADVKPAGDEAISVDGKIIKVVSSRNPLNLPWKDLEIDLVIEGTGVFVDREGAGKHIEAGAKKVLITAPGKGDIPTYVVGVNADAYSPDEPIISNASCTTNCLAPFVKVLDQKFGIIKGTMTTTHSYTGDQRLLDASHRDLRRARAAALNIVPTSTGAAKAVALVLPSLKGKLNGIALRVPTPNVSVVDLVVQVSKKTFAEEVNAAFRESAEKELNGILSVCDEPLVSVDFRCSDVSSTVDSSLTMVMGDDLVKVIAWYDNEWGYSQRVVDLADIVANNWK; the protein is encoded by the exons ATGGCTACGGCTACTCTATCAGTAGCCAAACCATCTATTCAG GCTAATGGAAAGGGATTTGGGGAGTTCTCGGGCCTCCGCAACTCGTCGACCTGCCTTCCCTTTGCAAGGAGAACATCTGATGATTTCCTTTCCATCATTGCCTTCCAAACCTCTGCA GTGGGAAGCAATGGAGGATACAAGAAAGGGATCGTGGAAGCAAAGCTTAAGGTAGCCATCAATGGGTTTGGAAGGATTGGCAGGAATTTCTTGAGGTGCTGGCATGGACGCAAGGATTCCCCACTTGATGTCATTGCCATCAACGATACCGGAGGCGTCAAGCAAGCTTCTCACCTCCTCAAATACGACTCCACCCTTGGCATCTTTGAAGCTGATGTGAAACCTGCCGGAGATGAAGCCATTTCAGTCGATGGCAAGATCATCAAGGTGGTTTCCAGCCGCAATCCTCTCAACCTTCCCTGGAA GGACTTGGAAATAGACTTGGTGATTGAAGGAACTGGAGTGTTTGTTGATAGAGAGGGTGCAGGGAAGCACATTGAGGCTGGAGCTAAGAAGGTCCTAATTACAGCACCTGGGAAAGGTGACATTCCAACCTACGTTGTTGGGGTTAATGCTGATGCTTACAGCCCTGACGAGCCCATCATCAGCAATGCTTCTTGCACTACCAACTGCCTAGCTCCTTTTGTCAAGGTCCTTGACCAGAAATTTG GTATCATCAAGGGAACAATGACTACCACTCACTCCTACACTGGTGACCAGAGGCTACTCGATGCCAGCCACCGTGACCTCAGGAGGGCAAGAGCTGCTGCACTCAACATTGTTCCTACATCCACAGGAGCAGCCAAAGCTGTTGCCTTAGTCCTCCCTTCTCTTAAAGGAAAGCTCAATGGGATTGCACTTCGTGTGCCCACTCCAAATGTTTCTGTTGTCGACCTTGTTGTCCAGGTTTCTAAGAAGACATTCGCTGAAGAGGTGAATGCTGCATTCCGGGAAAGCGCTGAGAAGGAGCTCAACGGTATCCTCTCTGTTTGTGATGAGCCCCTTGTTTCAGTCGATTTCAGGTGCTCTGATGTCTCCTCAACTGTCGACTCTTCCTTGACTATGGTTATGGGGGATGACTTGGTGAAGGTTATTGCTTGGTATGATAATGAGTGGGGTTACTCTCAACGGGTTGTTGATTTGGCTGACATTGTTGCCAACAACTGGAAATGA